The proteins below come from a single bacterium genomic window:
- a CDS encoding RimK family alpha-L-glutamate ligase has protein sequence MIPSDAGRTALRVAVAGVPGAWSTERLRDALAACGADAITVDPSACAVDLGDGAVWCEGVDLGTLDGVVVKKLGATTDPLAPSRVQLLYQLEHRGVRVFSRARAIGEVNDRYRMTQRLGQNGLPIPRTVVTESVWAADQVIRDWGRVVVKPLFTSKGRGMLLLDREHPRRLALRRWRRNWRMPYYLQEFVPGAGRDIGVVVLDGRVLGAYYRVAEGGKWLTTTAAGGRYAPCPVTPEMGQVAVRAAGVFGLEFTGVDLVEASGGYLVYEVSAFGGFAGLWRSQGIDAAKAYAEYVVHALMRSRQHGRAGVGSPHLSA, from the coding sequence ATGATCCCGTCTGACGCGGGACGAACGGCGCTGCGCGTCGCGGTCGCCGGCGTTCCCGGCGCGTGGTCGACGGAGCGGCTTCGCGACGCGCTCGCCGCGTGCGGCGCGGATGCGATCACGGTCGATCCGTCCGCGTGCGCGGTCGATCTCGGCGACGGGGCCGTGTGGTGCGAGGGTGTGGACCTCGGCACGCTGGACGGCGTGGTGGTGAAGAAGCTCGGCGCGACGACGGACCCGCTCGCGCCGAGCCGCGTGCAGCTGCTGTACCAGCTGGAGCACCGGGGCGTGCGGGTGTTCAGCCGGGCGCGGGCGATCGGCGAGGTGAACGACCGCTATCGCATGACCCAGCGGCTCGGGCAGAACGGGCTGCCCATCCCGCGGACCGTGGTCACGGAGTCCGTCTGGGCGGCCGATCAGGTGATTCGCGACTGGGGGCGGGTGGTGGTGAAGCCGCTGTTCACCTCCAAGGGCAGAGGCATGCTGCTGCTCGACCGTGAGCATCCCCGCCGGCTGGCGCTGCGGCGCTGGCGGCGGAACTGGCGGATGCCGTACTACCTCCAGGAGTTCGTGCCGGGCGCCGGGCGGGACATCGGGGTCGTCGTCTTGGACGGACGCGTCCTCGGCGCATACTATCGCGTCGCCGAAGGCGGCAAATGGCTGACGACGACCGCGGCGGGCGGCCGCTACGCGCCGTGCCCGGTCACACCGGAGATGGGCCAGGTGGCCGTGCGGGCCGCCGGCGTGTTCGGCCTCGAGTTCACCGGCGTCGATCTCGTCGAGGCGTCCGGCGGATATCTTGTGTACGAAGTGAGTGCGTTCGGCGGGTTCGCCGGTCTCTGGCGGTCCCAGGGCATCGACGCCGCCAAGGCGTACGCGGAGTACGTGGTGCACGCCCTGATGAGGAGCAGGCAGCATGGACGAGCTGGCGTCGGTTCGCCGCACCTATCGGCCTGA
- a CDS encoding HprK-related kinase B, which produces MDELASVRRTYRPDHALALRIGDVPIGLYAGAAQIAARLRDYFAPYLTAAVPRDAPAVHLVLAEPVYDAARLRDVPRRMREQGVKEAFYDGDGVRVVVKRRTGVAIYVAEPEHYVAGDLTRNFNQVVNLIMTVYAKSMLRRGYIMLHASAIIGAYDGVAFASASGFGKSTVALALVERHQHLVTNDRLFARAAGDGTVEMVGVPKKPRVNPGTLLRIQSLTPLVSDEERARYGSMRPEELWAIERKHDVDVEALYGPGTMRLSGRLRAVFLLRWSPLDRGWNVRTLPAGDRAAALEPLLKTAGVYDLAPRSPAEQHLVLRGVADGVAVYDVRGRADVDRLADLVLERALSRPHAGNF; this is translated from the coding sequence ATGGACGAGCTGGCGTCGGTTCGCCGCACCTATCGGCCTGACCACGCGCTCGCCCTGCGGATCGGCGACGTGCCGATCGGCCTGTACGCCGGCGCGGCGCAGATCGCGGCCCGGCTGCGCGATTATTTTGCGCCGTACCTGACGGCGGCCGTGCCGCGCGACGCCCCGGCCGTGCACCTCGTCCTGGCCGAACCGGTCTACGACGCCGCCCGGCTGCGGGATGTTCCGCGGCGGATGCGCGAGCAGGGCGTGAAGGAAGCCTTCTACGACGGGGACGGCGTCCGCGTCGTCGTCAAGCGCCGCACCGGCGTGGCGATTTACGTGGCGGAGCCCGAGCACTACGTGGCCGGCGACCTCACCCGCAACTTCAATCAAGTCGTCAATCTGATCATGACCGTGTACGCCAAGTCGATGCTCCGGCGCGGCTACATCATGCTCCACGCCTCCGCGATCATTGGCGCGTACGACGGGGTGGCGTTTGCCTCGGCGTCCGGGTTCGGCAAGTCGACCGTCGCCCTGGCGCTGGTCGAGCGCCATCAGCATCTCGTGACAAACGACCGGCTGTTCGCGCGCGCGGCCGGCGACGGCACGGTCGAGATGGTCGGGGTGCCGAAGAAGCCGCGGGTGAACCCCGGCACGCTGCTCCGGATTCAGAGTTTGACGCCGCTCGTCTCCGATGAGGAACGCGCGCGCTATGGGTCCATGCGTCCGGAGGAGCTCTGGGCCATCGAGCGCAAGCACGACGTCGACGTCGAGGCCCTCTACGGTCCCGGCACCATGCGTCTCTCCGGCCGCCTGCGGGCCGTTTTCCTGCTGCGCTGGAGTCCCCTGGACCGGGGTTGGAACGTGCGGACGCTGCCGGCCGGCGACCGCGCCGCGGCGCTCGAGCCGCTGCTCAAGACCGCCGGCGTGTACGACCTCGCGCCGCGGTCGCCGGCGGAGCAGCACCTCGTCCTCCGGGGCGTGGCCGACGGAGTCGCGGTGTACGACGTGCGGGGGCGGGCCGACGTCGACCGGCTGGCCGACTTGGTGCTCGAGCGCGCGCTCAGCCGGCCCCACGCGGGCAACTTCTAG